The following are encoded together in the Bradymonas sediminis genome:
- a CDS encoding TolC family protein, which translates to MSFTSLALAAPAFAQAVAPKETPEGANPAALLASEAADPSEGFESQTPKEVLERAMTHNPNLQAAVLAWRQAKLQVVSQDNQFVPLAFAEVGYSTGRRPYQGRDGVQLLSSDSIRFSTGLNQTFRSATRVGVSLEVERAAEDSIVLGDLDDTFGLGFLLTVSQPWLRGFGQETILAELHIAEVRRDAALAEQERQANALARQVLDAYWSLWFSEQQIRINQSALQLARQELKRAQEQFKVGEISASQMVSLETELARLTEDLVRSQATRQTQQFQLAALLGESPDKATLTPATEPPDVYDNLRRADLFAEAEKRSYELQSLKYTAEIARIQAALAKNRSLPSLSTDATVRVSGLGDDVPAAFEQIGGLEAISGNISLRLELPIINRAARADAERAALEVEIAETKYRAARDQLQSRVASTLSNFESAQSRLELAKKTATLAERQVEIQSTLFANGNTTMLDVVSAIQQRNQAQLRVASTRVEILKLRLELEEATGTLLERVSAALE; encoded by the coding sequence GTGTCATTTACCTCGCTTGCGCTGGCTGCGCCGGCCTTTGCCCAGGCCGTCGCCCCGAAGGAGACCCCCGAGGGCGCAAACCCCGCCGCCCTGCTCGCCAGCGAGGCCGCCGACCCCTCCGAGGGCTTTGAATCGCAAACCCCAAAAGAGGTCCTCGAGCGCGCGATGACCCACAACCCGAACCTGCAGGCTGCCGTCCTCGCCTGGCGCCAGGCGAAGCTGCAGGTGGTCAGCCAGGACAATCAATTCGTGCCGCTGGCCTTCGCCGAGGTCGGCTATAGCACCGGGCGCCGACCATACCAGGGGCGCGACGGGGTCCAATTATTGTCGAGCGATTCGATTCGCTTTAGCACCGGCTTAAACCAGACCTTCCGCAGCGCGACGCGCGTGGGGGTCTCGCTCGAGGTTGAGCGCGCGGCCGAGGATTCGATCGTCCTGGGCGACCTCGACGACACCTTCGGGCTGGGCTTTTTGTTGACCGTCAGCCAGCCCTGGCTGCGCGGTTTTGGCCAGGAGACGATCCTGGCCGAATTGCATATCGCCGAGGTGCGCCGCGACGCCGCGCTGGCCGAGCAGGAGCGCCAGGCGAACGCCCTGGCCCGCCAGGTGCTCGACGCCTACTGGTCGCTGTGGTTCTCGGAGCAGCAAATTCGGATCAACCAATCGGCGCTGCAACTTGCGCGCCAGGAGCTAAAGCGCGCCCAGGAGCAGTTCAAGGTCGGCGAAATTTCGGCCTCGCAAATGGTATCTCTGGAAACCGAGTTGGCCCGCCTCACCGAGGACCTTGTGCGCAGCCAGGCCACGCGCCAGACCCAGCAATTTCAGCTCGCGGCGCTGCTGGGCGAATCCCCCGATAAGGCCACGCTCACCCCTGCCACCGAGCCGCCCGACGTCTACGATAACCTGCGCCGCGCCGACCTCTTCGCCGAGGCTGAGAAGCGCTCCTACGAGCTCCAGAGTCTCAAATACACCGCCGAAATCGCCCGCATTCAGGCGGCGCTGGCCAAAAACCGGAGCCTGCCCTCATTGAGCACCGACGCGACCGTGCGCGTCTCGGGGCTGGGCGACGACGTGCCGGCGGCCTTTGAGCAAATCGGCGGACTCGAGGCCATCAGCGGCAATATCAGCCTTCGCCTGGAGCTGCCGATCATCAACCGCGCCGCCCGGGCCGATGCCGAGAGGGCCGCGCTCGAGGTCGAGATCGCCGAGACCAAATACCGCGCCGCGCGCGACCAACTTCAAAGCCGGGTCGCCAGCACCCTGAGCAACTTCGAGTCCGCCCAGAGCCGCCTGGAGCTCGCCAAAAAGACCGCCACGCTGGCCGAGCGCCAGGTCGAGATTCAGTCGACCCTCTTCGCCAACGGCAACACCACCATGCTCGACGTCGTCAGCGCCATTCAGCAGCGCAACCAGGCCCAGCTTCGTGTCGCCAGCACCCGCGTCGAAATCCTGAAGTTGCGCCTCGAATTAGAGGAAGCCACCGGCACCCTTTTGGAGCGGGTCAGCGCCGCGCTCGAATAA
- a CDS encoding cold-shock protein translates to MADRILGKVKWFNEDKGYGFIEREDGGEDVFLHHSALDSSGGFATIAEDTPVEFEVEQGPKGPKAAHVQKR, encoded by the coding sequence ATGGCAGACAGAATCCTCGGAAAAGTGAAGTGGTTTAACGAAGACAAAGGCTACGGCTTCATCGAGCGTGAAGACGGCGGCGAAGATGTCTTTTTGCACCACAGCGCTCTGGACAGCTCAGGTGGTTTCGCGACCATCGCCGAAGACACCCCGGTTGAATTTGAGGTGGAGCAGGGCCCGAAAGGTCCCAAGGCCGCCCACGTACAAAAACGCTAA
- the modA gene encoding molybdate ABC transporter substrate-binding protein yields the protein MNTALPNSSGAASRLARFARLTLVSLVILGGCERPQPGEEAELAAQSSNEELMIFAASSLTEAFHEIADAFEKEQSGVDVTLHFAGSQALRTQIENGAPADVFASANSKHMSALLAKDLVGAPALFAHNRLVIVTPPDNPAGIASAEDLPKAERLVVGADEVPVGMYTQAFLTRAAKSFGGDYREKVERDIVSREANVRLVLTKVSMGEADAGVVYRTDALQRGEQVHTVEIPDALNIRADYPVAVPTQSPRPALAQRWIDFVLSEQGQTILAKQGFGGATQAPDKAP from the coding sequence ATGAATACCGCCTTGCCGAACTCTTCGGGCGCCGCGAGTCGACTCGCGCGATTTGCCCGCCTCACCCTGGTGAGCCTCGTCATCCTGGGCGGGTGCGAGCGCCCCCAGCCCGGAGAGGAAGCCGAGCTCGCCGCGCAATCGAGCAATGAGGAGTTGATGATCTTTGCGGCATCTTCGCTCACCGAGGCGTTTCACGAGATCGCCGACGCCTTCGAAAAAGAGCAGTCCGGCGTGGACGTCACCCTTCATTTCGCCGGCAGCCAGGCCCTGCGCACGCAGATCGAAAACGGCGCCCCCGCCGACGTCTTCGCCTCGGCGAACTCAAAGCATATGAGCGCCTTGCTCGCAAAAGACCTCGTCGGCGCGCCCGCCCTTTTTGCCCATAATCGCCTCGTGATCGTGACCCCGCCGGACAACCCCGCGGGCATCGCCTCCGCCGAAGACCTGCCCAAGGCCGAGCGCCTGGTCGTGGGCGCAGACGAGGTGCCCGTCGGCATGTATACCCAGGCGTTTTTGACCCGCGCCGCGAAATCCTTTGGCGGCGACTATCGCGAAAAAGTCGAACGCGATATTGTCTCGCGCGAGGCCAACGTCCGCCTGGTCCTCACCAAGGTGTCGATGGGCGAGGCCGACGCCGGCGTGGTCTATCGCACCGACGCTTTGCAGCGCGGCGAACAGGTGCATACGGTCGAAATCCCCGACGCGCTCAACATTCGCGCCGACTACCCCGTCGCGGTGCCTACGCAGAGCCCGCGCCCCGCGCTCGCTCAGCGGTGGATCGACTTCGTGCTCTCCGAACAAGGCCAAACGATATTGGCCAAACAAGGCTTCGGCGGCGCGACACAGGCTCCCGACAAGGCCCCCTGA
- a CDS encoding ABC transporter permease, translating into MSSHTPKNSATKPASLLVRAMAGIFLVFLLLPLIAIGTTTTPAEILTALKDPLVWPAVRISIVTTAISFGITLAFGTPLSWLLARSRSRWARACESLLELPIVLPPAVIGVALLLAYGRRGWLGGVFESLGWSPGFSLSAVIFAQLVVAAPFFIQSATAAFRQVDDELLIVARTLGASPMRTFLRVAVPLALPGLLNGAALMWARALGEFGATLFFAGNLSGRTQTMPLAIYAALESDLRVAQAMSVLLVAVAILLLSALRGPIAAKFGPYRHNGELQ; encoded by the coding sequence ATGTCCAGCCACACCCCCAAAAACTCAGCGACCAAGCCCGCGAGCCTGCTGGTGCGCGCGATGGCCGGCATCTTCCTGGTGTTTTTACTGCTCCCGTTGATCGCCATCGGCACCACGACCACGCCCGCCGAAATACTCACCGCCCTCAAGGACCCGCTGGTCTGGCCGGCGGTGCGCATCAGCATCGTCACGACCGCCATCAGCTTCGGCATCACGCTGGCCTTCGGGACGCCGCTGAGCTGGCTGCTGGCGCGCAGCCGCTCGCGCTGGGCGCGCGCCTGCGAATCCCTGCTCGAATTACCCATCGTGCTGCCACCGGCGGTCATCGGCGTAGCACTCCTGCTGGCCTACGGCCGCCGCGGTTGGCTGGGCGGTGTATTTGAGTCGCTGGGGTGGAGCCCCGGGTTTAGCCTCAGCGCGGTCATCTTCGCCCAATTGGTGGTCGCGGCGCCCTTTTTTATCCAATCGGCGACCGCGGCTTTTCGCCAGGTCGACGACGAATTACTCATCGTCGCGCGCACCCTGGGCGCCTCGCCGATGCGCACTTTCTTGCGCGTCGCGGTGCCGCTGGCGCTCCCCGGCCTGCTCAACGGCGCCGCGCTGATGTGGGCGCGGGCGCTGGGCGAATTTGGGGCGACGCTCTTCTTTGCCGGCAACTTGAGCGGGCGCACCCAGACGATGCCGCTGGCGATCTACGCCGCCCTGGAATCCGACCTGCGCGTCGCCCAGGCGATGTCCGTGCTGCTGGTCGCCGTGGCCATTCTGCTATTGAGCGCGTTGCGCGGCCCCATCGCCGCGAAATTCGGGCCGTATCGCCACAACGGAGAACTCCAATAG
- a CDS encoding sulfate/molybdate ABC transporter ATP-binding protein encodes MHLQGRPLALIGPNGAGKTTCLKMLLGIYRPSAGRIEVGRRVLFDAQQSVDLAPEDRRLGYMPQNYGLFDHMSVTGNIAFGMNSLGKSKVEIAHRVQQLLAELDISHLAERAPASLSGGEKQRVALARALAIDPCALLLDEPLAALDRGARRRTRDYLREYLGQLNLPTLIVTHDPADVHALCDRVVAIERGAQVQCGSVEQFRRAPKTPFLQDFFCPDL; translated from the coding sequence CTGCATCTTCAGGGCCGCCCGCTCGCGCTCATCGGCCCCAACGGCGCGGGTAAAACGACCTGCCTGAAGATGCTGCTCGGGATCTATCGCCCGAGCGCCGGGCGCATCGAGGTCGGGCGGCGCGTGCTCTTCGACGCGCAGCAAAGTGTCGACCTCGCCCCCGAGGACCGCCGCCTCGGCTATATGCCCCAAAATTACGGCCTCTTTGACCATATGAGCGTCACCGGCAATATCGCCTTCGGCATGAACTCCCTGGGAAAATCGAAGGTAGAAATCGCCCACCGCGTCCAGCAATTGCTCGCCGAACTCGACATCTCACACCTGGCCGAGCGCGCGCCCGCCTCGCTGTCCGGCGGCGAAAAACAACGCGTCGCCCTGGCCCGCGCGCTGGCGATTGACCCCTGCGCGCTGCTGCTGGACGAACCCCTGGCCGCCCTCGACCGCGGCGCAAGGCGGCGCACCCGCGACTATTTGCGCGAGTACCTGGGGCAGCTGAATCTGCCCACCCTCATCGTCACCCACGACCCCGCCGACGTGCACGCATTATGCGATCGCGTCGTCGCCATCGAGCGCGGCGCGCAGGTGCAGTGCGGCAGCGTCGAGCAATTTCGCAGGGCTCCTAAGACCCCCTTTTTACAGGACTTCTTTTGCCCCGACCTCTGA